In the genome of Oncorhynchus mykiss isolate Arlee chromosome 18, USDA_OmykA_1.1, whole genome shotgun sequence, one region contains:
- the LOC118940973 gene encoding zinc finger CCCH domain-containing protein 13-like, with protein RETERQRERESERQRDRERERQRETERERDRERQRDRERESQRETERQRDRERQRETERDRERDRERQRDRETERDRETERDRERDRERQRDRDRETERETARQRETERDRETERQRETERDRERQRERQRETERDRERQRDRETERDRETERQRERESERQRDRERERQRETERERDRERQRDRERESQRETERQRDRETERDRERQRETERETERDRETERQRETERQRERERETERDRETETERQRERQRDRERQRETERQRDRERQRETERDRERDRERQRDRDRETERETARQRDRETERETERDRETERDRERDRERQRDRERQRDRERERETERQRERDRERDRERQRERQRETERQRQRDRERDRETERQRETERQRETERERQRETERERETERETERDR; from the coding sequence agagagacagagagacagagagagagagagtcagagagacagagagacagagagagagagagacagagagagacagagagagagagagacagagagagacagagagacagagagagagagagtcagagagagacagagagacagagagacagagagagacagagagagacagagagagacagagagagagacagagagagacagagagacagagagacagagagagacagagagacagagagagacagagagagagacagagagagacagagagacagagacagagagacagagagagagacagcgagacagagagagacagagagagacagagagacagagagacagagagagacagagagagacagagagagacagagagagagacagagagagacagagagagacagagagagacagagagacagagagacagagagagacagagagacagagagacagagagagagagagtcagagagacagagagacagagagagagagagacagagagagacagagagagagagagacagagagagacagagagacagagagagagagagtcagagagagacagagagacagagagacagagagacagagagagacagagagagacagagagagacagagagagagacagagagagacagagagacagagagacagagagagacagagagacagagagagagagagagagagacagagagagacagagagacagagacagagagacagagagagagacagcgagacagagagagacagagagagacagagagacagagagacagagagagacagagagagacagagagagacagagagagagacagagagagacagagagacagagacagagagacagagagagagacagcgagacagcgagacagagagacagagagagagacagagagagacagagagacagagagagacagagagagagacagagagagacagagagacagagagagacagagagacagagagagagagagagagacagagagacagagagagagagacagagagagagacagagagagacagagagagagacagagagagacagagagacagagacagagagacagagagagagacagagaaacagagagacagagagagacagagagacagagagagacagagagagagagacagagagagacagagagagagagagagacagagagagagacagagagagacaga